From bacterium, a single genomic window includes:
- the cysS gene encoding cysteine--tRNA ligase: MATPLRLYDTYSRQLLEFPPVDSPARGNPLTPVTYYTCGPTVYNYAHIGNFRAYIFEDQVVRTLEYLGWKVRQVMNFTDVDDKTILGANPTREEVPADEMRRRLDAYTAPYIQAFFEDIDALNIKRAAVYPRATEHIPEMVRLIGALAANGYAYEGDDGSWYFAIKKFPRYGLLSGIEVGDVRVGARVSTDEYEKEDARDFALWKKARQGEPTWNPREYDPASPLPPGRPGWHIECSAMSQKHLGETLDLHSGGHDNIFPHHENEIAQSEGASGKKFVRHWLHCGYLVVDGEKMSKSKGNYFTLRDVLARGHNPLAVRLLLESTHYRKPLNFTFEALSGAETNLKQLQAFLRRLDRESETAPATPPGQAGTEGSGAGAVIRRAKENFVTALSDDLNISAALAAVFDMLGTVNRMLDGGMVHREEIALARETLLGFDTALGLRLGRETTGAKFDAAIVEARLAERAAAKEAKDFARADAIRDELAAMGVQVEDTPQGTKWHPAE, encoded by the coding sequence ATGGCCACCCCCTTGAGACTTTACGACACCTACTCCAGGCAGCTTCTTGAGTTTCCGCCCGTAGACAGCCCCGCGCGCGGTAACCCGCTCACGCCCGTCACCTATTACACCTGCGGCCCCACGGTTTACAACTACGCCCACATCGGCAACTTCCGCGCCTACATCTTCGAGGACCAGGTGGTCCGCACGCTGGAATACCTGGGCTGGAAGGTCCGCCAGGTGATGAACTTCACCGACGTGGACGACAAGACCATCCTGGGCGCCAACCCCACGCGGGAAGAGGTCCCCGCCGACGAGATGCGGCGGCGCCTGGACGCCTACACCGCGCCCTACATCCAGGCCTTCTTCGAGGACATAGACGCGCTGAACATCAAGCGCGCGGCGGTCTACCCCCGGGCCACCGAGCACATTCCCGAGATGGTCCGCCTTATCGGCGCCCTGGCCGCCAACGGCTACGCCTACGAGGGGGACGACGGGAGCTGGTACTTCGCCATAAAGAAATTCCCGCGCTACGGCCTTCTCTCCGGAATCGAGGTGGGCGACGTGCGGGTAGGGGCCCGCGTCTCCACCGACGAGTACGAGAAGGAGGACGCCCGCGATTTCGCCCTGTGGAAGAAAGCCCGCCAAGGCGAGCCGACCTGGAACCCGCGGGAGTACGACCCGGCCTCGCCTCTGCCCCCGGGGCGCCCCGGCTGGCACATCGAGTGCTCCGCCATGTCCCAGAAGCACCTCGGCGAAACCCTCGACCTCCACTCGGGCGGGCACGACAACATCTTCCCCCACCACGAAAACGAGATAGCCCAGAGCGAGGGCGCGTCGGGGAAGAAATTCGTCCGCCACTGGCTCCACTGCGGATACCTCGTCGTGGACGGCGAGAAGATGTCCAAGTCCAAGGGGAACTACTTCACCCTGCGCGACGTGCTGGCGCGGGGGCACAACCCCCTGGCCGTCCGGCTGCTCCTGGAGTCCACCCACTACCGCAAGCCGCTGAACTTCACCTTCGAGGCCCTGTCCGGGGCGGAGACGAATTTGAAGCAGCTCCAGGCCTTCCTGCGCCGCCTGGACCGCGAGAGTGAAACGGCCCCCGCCACTCCCCCGGGTCAGGCCGGTACGGAGGGAAGCGGTGCCGGCGCCGTCATTCGCCGGGCCAAGGAGAACTTCGTCACCGCCCTCTCCGACGACCTGAACATCTCCGCCGCACTGGCCGCCGTCTTCGATATGCTGGGGACGGTCAACCGGATGCTCGACGGCGGCATGGTTCACCGAGAGGAAATCGCCCTGGCCCGGGAGACCCTTCTCGGCTTCGACACGGCGCTGGGCCTGCGGCTGGGGCGTGAAACGACCGGCGCGAAGTTTGACGCCGCCATCGTCGAGGCCAGGCTCGCCGAACGCGCCGCGGCCAAGGAGGCCAAGGACTTCGCCCGGGCCGACGCCATACGGGACGAGCTGGCGGCGATGGGCGTCCAGGTGGAAGACACCCCCCAGGGGACGAAGTGGCACCCGGCCGAGTGA